A window from Burkholderiales bacterium encodes these proteins:
- the mtgA gene encoding monofunctional biosynthetic peptidoglycan transglycosylase, producing MKILWRCLLAAVALVVAAVLLYQLWIMGHIWYWVDHNPEKSAFMLSRLEDLQSKKPEADLRHQWVAYNRISVHLKRAIIAAEDARFLEHEGFDWEGIQKAYEKNLKKGKIVGGGSTISQQLAKNLFLSGRRSPWRKAEEALITLMLETAMDKQRILEIYLNIIEWGNGIFGAEAAARHYFGVSAAALNREQAARLAAMVPNPRFYDRNRSTPWLNRKTDIILERMSAAQVP from the coding sequence TTGAAGATTTTATGGCGTTGCCTTCTGGCCGCGGTCGCGCTGGTGGTTGCGGCAGTGCTTCTCTATCAGTTGTGGATTATGGGTCACATCTGGTACTGGGTGGACCACAATCCGGAAAAAAGCGCGTTCATGCTGTCGCGCTTGGAAGACCTGCAAAGCAAAAAACCGGAAGCCGATCTCAGGCACCAATGGGTGGCTTACAACCGCATTTCGGTTCATCTTAAGCGCGCTATCATCGCGGCGGAAGACGCCAGATTCCTCGAACACGAAGGTTTCGACTGGGAGGGGATACAAAAGGCCTATGAGAAAAACCTGAAGAAAGGGAAAATCGTCGGCGGCGGCTCCACCATCAGCCAGCAGCTGGCGAAAAACCTGTTCCTCTCCGGCCGGCGCAGCCCGTGGCGCAAGGCCGAGGAAGCATTGATTACCCTGATGCTGGAAACAGCGATGGACAAGCAGCGCATCCTCGAGATTTATCTCAACATCATCGAATGGGGCAACGGTATTTTCGGTGCGGAAGCCGCGGCGCGGCATTACTTCGGCGTTTCCGCCGCGGCGCTTAACCGCGAGCAGGCGGCACGGCTGGCGGCGATGGTGCCGAACCCCCGTTTTTACGACCGCAACCGCAGCACGCCCTGGCTCAACCGCAAGACCGACATCATTCTCGAGCGCATGAGCGCGGCCCAGGTGCCGTGA
- the mgtE gene encoding magnesium transporter, translating into MTEIEEARRQEKAQDMLQHVIRVLKRHKAAWSPGQETAQPVDIAAYKRSLANLQKKLDAMHPADVAYILEALPLEQRLIVWDLVRPAREGEILLEVSDAVRETLIASMEPAELVAAAETLDTDEIAELAPDLPRDVVQDIVDTLDAQNRARLQTKLTYPEDTVGAFMDYDMVIIREDIGVEVVLRYLRRFDEIPGQTDALFVVNRDDVLRGVLPLKRLLVSDPEVQVSALMLQDPVSFHPEDKANQAALAFERYGLVSAPVVNGNNKLIGRITVDAVVEFIREKSDTQLLSNAGLREEEDLFAPVKESTKNRTLWLGINLVTAFAASYVTHFFEASIEKIVALAVLMTVIPSMGGNAGTQTMALVTRGFALDQINRDNIRHLFNKELAVAYYNGLIWAAVVGALAALWYHDFKLSLVFGAAMIIELFAAAVSGVTIPLILRRFKIDPAVGTTVILTTVTDVVGLFSFLGLATLFLI; encoded by the coding sequence ATGACGGAAATTGAGGAAGCCCGGCGGCAGGAAAAAGCGCAGGACATGCTGCAGCATGTCATCCGTGTTCTGAAGCGGCACAAGGCGGCGTGGTCTCCCGGGCAGGAAACGGCGCAGCCGGTCGATATCGCTGCGTACAAGCGCAGCCTCGCCAATCTCCAGAAGAAGCTCGATGCAATGCATCCCGCGGATGTGGCTTATATCCTGGAAGCGCTGCCGCTGGAGCAGCGGCTCATCGTCTGGGACCTAGTCAGGCCGGCGCGCGAAGGCGAAATCCTGCTCGAAGTCTCGGATGCGGTGCGCGAGACGCTGATTGCCAGCATGGAGCCGGCGGAGCTGGTCGCCGCCGCCGAAACGCTGGACACCGACGAAATCGCCGAGCTGGCGCCCGATCTGCCGCGCGACGTAGTGCAGGACATCGTCGATACGCTGGATGCGCAGAACCGCGCGCGCCTGCAAACCAAGCTTACTTACCCGGAAGACACCGTGGGTGCGTTCATGGATTACGACATGGTGATCATCCGCGAGGACATCGGAGTCGAGGTGGTGCTGCGCTATTTGCGCCGTTTCGACGAAATTCCCGGCCAAACCGACGCGCTGTTCGTGGTGAACCGAGATGATGTGCTGCGCGGGGTGCTGCCTCTCAAGCGTCTTTTGGTGAGCGATCCGGAAGTCCAGGTGAGCGCGCTCATGCTGCAGGACCCTGTAAGCTTTCATCCCGAGGACAAAGCCAATCAGGCGGCGCTGGCTTTCGAGCGTTATGGCCTGGTGTCCGCGCCGGTGGTGAACGGCAACAACAAACTCATCGGCCGGATTACGGTTGATGCGGTGGTAGAATTCATCCGCGAGAAATCGGACACCCAATTGCTGAGCAATGCCGGCTTGCGCGAGGAAGAAGACTTGTTCGCGCCGGTCAAAGAGAGCACCAAGAACCGCACCCTGTGGCTGGGCATTAACCTGGTGACTGCCTTCGCGGCCTCGTATGTAACCCATTTTTTCGAGGCCTCGATTGAGAAAATCGTAGCGCTCGCCGTGCTGATGACGGTGATTCCCAGCATGGGCGGCAACGCCGGCACGCAGACCATGGCCTTGGTCACCCGCGGCTTTGCGCTCGACCAGATCAACCGCGACAACATCCGGCATCTGTTCAATAAGGAGCTGGCGGTGGCCTACTACAACGGCCTTATCTGGGCGGCGGTAGTGGGGGCATTAGCAGCGCTGTGGTACCACGATTTTAAACTGAGCCTGGTGTTCGGTGCGGCGATGATCATCGAGCTTTTCGCCGCCGCGGTGTCCGGCGTGACGATCCCGCTCATTCTGCGCCGTTTCAAGATCGACCCGGCGGTGGGCACCACAGTGATCCTCACCACCGTGACCGACGTGGTGGGTTTGTTCAGCTTCCTGGGGCTTGCCACCTTATTCCTGATTTGA
- the msrP gene encoding protein-methionine-sulfoxide reductase catalytic subunit MsrP codes for MLIQRPSDIKPSEITPQDLYVRRREFIKAVALTVAGAAMPALFNTPREARGAAPATPFTNLHSSTYSTLEEKTPFKDVTHYNNFYEFGTDKYSPGERAGSLKTRPWAVAVEGEIKRPKVYDADELLKLAPLEERVYRLRCVEGWSMVIPWAGYPLSELIKRVEPTDKAKFVEFITLYDPGQMPGQRVPVLSWPYVEGLRLDEAMHPLTLLCFGLYGQALPNQNGAPLRIVVPWKYGFKGAKSIVRIRFVEKQPVSAWTKAASHEYGFYSNVNPNVDHPRWSQARERRIGEFFKRPTLMFNGYADQVASLYAGMDLLKNF; via the coding sequence ATGCTGATCCAAAGGCCAAGCGATATCAAACCATCGGAAATCACGCCGCAGGACCTCTACGTCAGGCGCCGCGAGTTCATCAAGGCAGTGGCTTTGACGGTCGCGGGCGCCGCCATGCCGGCCCTTTTCAATACGCCGCGCGAAGCTCGTGGGGCGGCGCCGGCGACGCCATTTACCAATCTGCACAGCAGCACCTACAGCACGCTGGAAGAGAAGACGCCGTTCAAGGACGTTACCCACTACAACAATTTTTATGAGTTCGGCACGGACAAATATTCCCCTGGGGAACGGGCCGGAAGCCTGAAGACCCGTCCCTGGGCGGTAGCGGTGGAGGGCGAAATCAAGCGGCCGAAGGTTTACGACGCCGACGAACTGCTCAAGCTCGCGCCGCTGGAAGAGCGCGTTTACCGCCTGCGCTGCGTGGAAGGCTGGTCAATGGTGATTCCGTGGGCAGGCTACCCGCTTTCCGAACTGATCAAGCGCGTGGAACCTACAGACAAGGCGAAATTTGTTGAATTCATCACGCTTTATGATCCCGGCCAAATGCCAGGCCAGCGTGTGCCGGTATTGAGTTGGCCTTATGTCGAGGGTTTGCGCCTGGATGAGGCGATGCACCCGCTTACCCTGCTTTGCTTTGGGCTGTATGGCCAGGCGCTGCCCAACCAGAACGGCGCGCCGCTGCGCATCGTGGTGCCGTGGAAATACGGCTTCAAGGGCGCCAAATCCATCGTGCGCATCCGCTTTGTCGAAAAACAACCGGTGAGCGCCTGGACCAAGGCGGCATCGCACGAGTACGGCTTCTACTCCAATGTAAATCCGAATGTGGATCACCCGCGCTGGAGCCAGGCCAGAGAGCGCCGCATCGGCGAGTTCTTCAAGCGCCCAACCTTGATGTTCAACGGTTACGCCGACCAGGTCGCCTCGCTCTACGCCGGCATGGATTTGCTCAAGAATTTCTAG
- a CDS encoding protein-methionine-sulfoxide reductase heme-binding subunit MsrQ: MLFAACLVPLARLAWRGFNHDLGANPIEVVTHTTGDWTLIFLLITLSITPLRRLLEWPWLIKLRRMFGLYAFFYACLHFLTYIWLDQFFDIFEIGKDVLKRPFITLGFTCFVLLIPLAATSTNNMVKRLGAKRWQQLHRFVYFIATGGVVHFWWLVKKDISEPLQYAVLLSLLLALRVLFWLQKNGLPKFAKLTS; encoded by the coding sequence GTGCTGTTCGCGGCCTGCCTTGTCCCGCTGGCGCGCCTTGCCTGGCGCGGTTTCAATCATGACCTGGGCGCCAATCCTATCGAGGTAGTGACCCATACCACCGGCGACTGGACGCTGATATTCCTGCTTATAACTTTGTCAATCACTCCGCTGCGGCGACTGCTTGAGTGGCCGTGGCTGATTAAATTGCGCCGCATGTTCGGGTTGTATGCCTTTTTCTACGCCTGTCTGCATTTCCTCACCTACATCTGGCTCGACCAGTTTTTTGACATCTTCGAAATCGGCAAGGACGTGTTGAAGCGCCCTTTCATCACCCTCGGCTTCACCTGCTTTGTGCTGTTGATCCCGCTTGCCGCGACTTCCACCAACAACATGGTGAAGCGGCTGGGGGCGAAGCGCTGGCAGCAACTGCACCGTTTCGTCTATTTCATCGCGACCGGCGGGGTGGTGCACTTCTGGTGGCTGGTGAAAAAGGACATCTCGGAACCCTTGCAGTATGCGGTTCTGCTCTCCTTGCTGCTCGCCCTGCGCGTGCTGTTCTGGCTGCAAAAGAACGGCCTGCCCAAATTTGCCAAGCTGACCTCCTAA
- the lysA gene encoding diaminopimelate decarboxylase has product MTYFSYRNKQLHAEAVALAHVAAQFGTPCYIYSKAALTVAYQSFARALAKREHLICYAVKANSNLAILNLFARLGSGFDIVSGGELARVLAAGGDPRKVVFSGVGKSAEEMRAALNAGILCFNVESEAELRRLDRVAGETGKKAPVSLRINPDVDPKTHPHIATGLKQNKFGVDYADALALYRKAGSLSHLQITGIDCHIGSQLTEVAPFTDALEKILLLVDKLEKAGVRIAHIDIGGGLGIRYRDETPPNGAEYAAALFAKLGRRTQTILLEPGRALVGNAGLLLTRVEYLKHNRDRNFAIVDAAMNDLVRPALYDAYHDILPVKQSQRSKRTYEIAGPVCESGDFLGRGRKLALEEGDLLAVMSAGAYGMSMSSNYNTRPRAAEVMVDGDQAILIRGRESVNQLFAGEKLLP; this is encoded by the coding sequence GTGACGTATTTTTCCTATCGTAATAAACAACTTCATGCCGAAGCGGTAGCGCTTGCCCATGTCGCCGCACAATTCGGCACGCCTTGTTACATCTATTCCAAGGCGGCGCTCACCGTGGCGTACCAAAGTTTCGCCCGGGCGCTCGCCAAACGCGAGCATCTGATTTGCTACGCGGTCAAGGCAAACTCCAACCTTGCCATCTTGAACCTCTTCGCACGGCTGGGCAGCGGCTTCGACATCGTATCCGGCGGGGAACTGGCGCGCGTGCTCGCCGCCGGCGGCGATCCGCGCAAGGTGGTATTTTCCGGCGTGGGCAAAAGCGCCGAGGAAATGCGCGCGGCGCTGAACGCCGGCATCCTCTGCTTCAATGTCGAATCGGAAGCGGAGCTGCGGCGGCTTGACCGCGTGGCCGGTGAAACGGGGAAAAAAGCGCCGGTGAGCCTGCGCATCAATCCGGACGTAGACCCCAAAACCCATCCCCACATCGCCACCGGCCTGAAACAGAACAAATTCGGGGTGGATTACGCGGACGCCCTGGCTCTCTACCGCAAGGCAGGCTCGCTGTCCCACCTCCAAATCACCGGCATTGACTGCCATATCGGCTCGCAGCTTACCGAGGTCGCTCCGTTTACCGACGCCCTGGAAAAGATTCTGCTGCTTGTCGACAAGCTGGAAAAAGCCGGCGTCCGTATTGCCCACATCGACATCGGCGGAGGACTGGGCATCCGTTATCGCGACGAGACGCCGCCCAATGGCGCCGAATACGCCGCCGCGCTGTTTGCCAAGCTCGGCCGGCGCACGCAGACGATTCTGCTCGAGCCCGGACGCGCGCTGGTCGGCAATGCTGGGTTGCTGCTCACCCGCGTCGAATATCTCAAGCATAACCGCGACCGCAATTTCGCCATCGTGGACGCCGCCATGAACGACTTGGTGCGTCCGGCGCTCTACGACGCCTACCACGATATTTTGCCGGTCAAGCAGTCGCAGCGCTCAAAACGCACCTACGAAATCGCCGGGCCAGTGTGCGAAAGCGGCGATTTCCTCGGCCGCGGCCGCAAGCTGGCCCTCGAGGAAGGCGATCTGCTGGCGGTGATGTCCGCCGGCGCATACGGCATGAGCATGAGCTCGAACTACAACACCCGCCCGCGCGCGGCGGAAGTAATGGTGGATGGCGATCAAGCGATTCTCATCCGCGGCCGCGAGAGCGTGAATCAGCTTTTCGCAGGAGAAAAACTTCTTCCTTAG
- a CDS encoding lipoprotein, with the protein MRAFVLLIVLAVLMQGCGYKGALYLPPQQPTQQPTTPPQKQDANKQQGSPNQ; encoded by the coding sequence ATGCGTGCATTCGTTTTGCTGATCGTGCTCGCCGTGCTGATGCAAGGCTGCGGTTACAAAGGCGCGCTTTATCTGCCGCCGCAACAGCCGACCCAACAGCCCACCACCCCGCCGCAAAAGCAGGACGCGAACAAGCAACAGGGTTCGCCGAACCAGTGA
- a CDS encoding lysophospholipid acyltransferase family protein, which translates to MVVLRSLLFALLQAVVTPPFALIALLTFRFDPFTRYRIITTWSRIIIGAARAICGIRYRIVGRENIPDHPCIIMSKHQSAWETLAFQVIFPPQALVIKRELLRIPFFGWGLAMLSPIAIDRGAGTRALRQIEEQGVARLQQGFWVIVFPEGTRIKPGKKGVYQPGGAWLATHSNSMVLPIALNSGEFWKKNAFLKRPGTITISIGPPIRAQGMKPGELNAKVETWIESEMARIAKLGNL; encoded by the coding sequence ATGGTTGTCCTGCGGTCCCTGCTTTTTGCGCTGCTCCAGGCTGTCGTCACTCCCCCGTTTGCTTTAATCGCTCTTCTTACCTTTCGCTTCGATCCTTTTACCCGCTACCGCATCATTACCACCTGGTCACGCATCATCATCGGCGCGGCGCGCGCGATCTGCGGCATCCGCTATCGCATCGTGGGCAGAGAAAACATTCCTGACCATCCCTGCATTATCATGTCCAAGCACCAATCGGCGTGGGAAACACTGGCGTTCCAGGTAATTTTCCCGCCGCAGGCACTGGTGATTAAAAGAGAGTTATTGCGCATCCCGTTCTTCGGCTGGGGGCTCGCCATGCTCTCTCCCATCGCGATTGACCGCGGCGCGGGAACCCGGGCACTCAGGCAAATCGAGGAACAAGGCGTCGCGCGGCTGCAACAGGGTTTCTGGGTGATTGTCTTTCCCGAAGGCACGCGCATCAAACCAGGCAAAAAGGGCGTCTACCAACCGGGCGGGGCCTGGCTTGCGACACACTCTAACAGCATGGTCCTGCCGATAGCACTCAATTCCGGCGAATTTTGGAAAAAAAACGCTTTCCTCAAGCGTCCGGGCACCATCACGATAAGCATCGGCCCGCCGATCCGGGCGCAAGGGATGAAACCCGGCGAATTGAACGCCAAAGTGGAAACCTGGATTGAGTCGGAGATGGCGCGCATCGCCAAGCTAGGGAACCTCTGA
- the gmhB gene encoding D-glycero-beta-D-manno-heptose 1,7-bisphosphate 7-phosphatase, which yields MKLVILDRDGVINHDSAEFIKSPDEWKPIAGSLEAIARLNQAGYRVVVATNQSGIGRGLLDMTALNAIHDKMHKSLTQYGGRIDAIFFCPHAQELSCACRKPKTGLFQEIAQRFNVNLAEVPCIGDSARDLQAAHAAGAQPILVLTGKGKKTREAGNLPKSTQIYADLAEAAQALAA from the coding sequence ATGAAACTAGTCATCCTCGACCGCGACGGCGTCATCAACCACGACAGCGCGGAATTCATCAAGAGCCCGGACGAATGGAAGCCGATTGCCGGGAGCCTTGAGGCCATCGCGCGCCTGAATCAGGCCGGCTACCGCGTGGTGGTGGCGACCAACCAGTCGGGAATCGGGCGCGGGCTGCTCGACATGACGGCGTTAAACGCCATCCATGACAAGATGCACAAGTCGCTCACGCAGTATGGCGGCCGGATTGATGCGATTTTCTTCTGCCCACACGCGCAGGAACTGAGTTGCGCCTGCCGCAAGCCCAAGACCGGCTTGTTCCAGGAAATCGCGCAACGCTTTAACGTCAATCTCGCCGAAGTGCCCTGCATAGGCGATTCGGCGCGCGATTTGCAGGCGGCGCACGCCGCCGGTGCGCAACCGATACTGGTGCTCACCGGCAAGGGTAAAAAAACCAGGGAAGCCGGAAATCTGCCTAAAAGCACCCAGATATACGCCGACCTCGCGGAAGCGGCGCAGGCGCTTGCCGCTTAG
- the glyS gene encoding glycine--tRNA ligase subunit beta yields the protein MPKKKATKAPASASLLVELFTEELPPMALQRLAEKFRDALASGLEGASLLLRPRVVDPRCFGTPRRIAVLIQGVLEKATDVSGDTAGPLVSAGAEAAKGFARKYGVAVESLKKIPTSDGDKWLANYTSAGAALDNVLAQKVEEALKVLPVPKLMRWGNSEAQFARPVHGLVMMHGKHVIPGKIWGLESRNYTVGHRFLSSGKIEIPTADQYEAVLEKKGLVIVSFAKRKELIRAELEKKAAGAKIIWDDALLDEVTALVEYPVVYSGSFSPEFLAVPQECLILSLQRHQRYFPLADANGTLLPRFLLVSNIRIANPANIIRGNEHVLSARLADAKFFYDQDRKIRLEARVPRLANVVYHNKLGSQLERVERIQLLAGKIARQIGADPLLAGRAAWLAKADLLTDMVAEFPELQGVMGRYYALHDGEPLYVAAAIEAHYRPRFARDTTPDGPIASAVALADKLDTLAGLFGIGQVPTGDKDPFGLRRAALGIVRILIERDLSLSLHDLVNAAFAGYNERVGHAHTELETFIFERLAGYFRDHGYSTLEVDSVVNLRPDRINLTLRVVEAVRAFNTLPEAQSLAAANKRVVNILKQAEANGESFVNAEADKLREPAEKALFDALKTTSRKADALFKQGDFTGYLKTFAVLRSPVDAFFESVMVMADAPELRHNRLALLADLRKEMNRIADISKLAT from the coding sequence ATGCCGAAAAAGAAAGCCACCAAGGCGCCTGCGTCCGCAAGCTTGCTAGTCGAGCTGTTCACCGAAGAACTTCCGCCGATGGCGCTGCAACGGTTGGCCGAGAAGTTTCGCGATGCGCTTGCCTCGGGCCTAGAAGGAGCTAGCCTATTGCTTCGACCACGTGTAGTGGACCCGCGCTGCTTCGGGACGCCAAGACGTATTGCCGTGTTGATTCAAGGGGTACTTGAGAAGGCAACTGACGTATCTGGGGACACAGCTGGTCCATTGGTAAGCGCCGGCGCCGAGGCGGCCAAGGGATTCGCGAGAAAGTACGGAGTTGCAGTCGAATCGTTGAAGAAGATTCCGACGTCGGACGGAGACAAGTGGCTCGCGAATTACACGAGCGCCGGTGCGGCGCTCGACAATGTCCTCGCACAAAAGGTTGAGGAAGCGTTAAAGGTGCTACCCGTTCCGAAGCTAATGCGTTGGGGCAATAGCGAGGCCCAGTTCGCGCGTCCTGTTCATGGACTAGTAATGATGCATGGAAAGCACGTCATTCCAGGCAAAATATGGGGTCTCGAAAGCCGTAATTACACGGTGGGCCACCGTTTCCTGAGCAGCGGCAAGATCGAAATTCCTACCGCCGACCAATATGAAGCGGTTCTTGAAAAAAAAGGCTTGGTAATCGTTTCTTTCGCCAAGCGTAAAGAGCTCATCCGTGCGGAGCTGGAGAAGAAAGCCGCCGGTGCCAAAATTATCTGGGACGATGCGCTGCTCGACGAAGTCACCGCGCTGGTGGAATACCCGGTGGTCTATTCAGGTAGTTTCAGCCCCGAGTTCCTTGCGGTGCCGCAGGAATGCCTGATCCTCTCGCTGCAGCGACATCAGCGCTATTTTCCACTTGCCGACGCAAACGGGACGTTACTTCCGCGTTTTCTCTTGGTCAGCAACATACGAATTGCGAACCCCGCCAATATAATCCGCGGGAACGAGCACGTGTTGAGCGCGCGGCTCGCTGACGCAAAATTCTTCTATGACCAAGACCGCAAGATTCGACTCGAAGCGCGCGTACCGCGCCTCGCCAATGTCGTTTACCACAACAAGCTCGGCAGCCAGCTCGAACGCGTCGAACGAATACAGCTGCTCGCCGGCAAGATCGCGCGCCAGATCGGCGCTGATCCGCTGCTCGCTGGACGGGCAGCGTGGCTGGCCAAGGCCGATCTGCTCACCGACATGGTTGCCGAATTCCCCGAGTTGCAGGGAGTAATGGGACGCTATTACGCGTTGCACGACGGAGAACCACTTTATGTCGCCGCCGCTATCGAGGCGCATTATCGACCACGCTTTGCGCGTGATACAACGCCTGATGGGCCCATCGCCTCTGCTGTGGCCCTCGCCGACAAACTCGACACACTAGCAGGCCTCTTTGGCATCGGTCAGGTTCCGACCGGAGACAAAGATCCATTTGGGTTGCGGCGAGCGGCGCTTGGAATTGTACGAATCCTGATTGAACGAGATCTTTCGCTTTCTTTGCACGATTTAGTCAACGCGGCTTTCGCCGGCTACAACGAGCGTGTTGGACACGCACATACCGAGCTGGAAACATTCATCTTCGAACGCCTTGCCGGGTACTTCAGAGACCACGGGTATTCAACACTAGAAGTCGACTCAGTCGTAAACCTGCGGCCCGATCGGATCAACCTGACTCTTCGCGTAGTCGAAGCGGTGCGAGCGTTCAACACGCTACCCGAAGCGCAAAGTCTTGCCGCCGCCAACAAGCGCGTAGTGAATATTCTCAAACAGGCCGAGGCAAACGGAGAATCCTTCGTAAATGCCGAAGCTGATAAGCTGAGAGAACCTGCGGAGAAAGCGCTATTTGATGCGCTCAAAACCACATCGCGGAAAGCTGATGCGCTTTTCAAACAAGGTGACTTTACAGGTTATTTGAAGACTTTCGCCGTTCTCAGGTCCCCAGTGGACGCTTTTTTCGAATCCGTCATGGTAATGGCGGATGCACCCGAGCTGCGGCACAACCGCCTCGCGCTCCTTGCCGACCTTCGGAAGGAAATGAACCGGATCGCCGATATTTCCAAGCTCGCCACATGA
- the glyQ gene encoding glycine--tRNA ligase subunit alpha produces MLTFQQIILKLQDYWAKQGCVIVQPMDMEMGAGTFHWATFLRAIGPEPWKAAYVQPSRRPKDGRYGENPNRLQHYYQYQVVLKPSPDDIQDLYLKSLVALSINPKKNDIRFVEDDWESPTLGASGLGWEVWLNGMEITQFTYFQQVGGLDCKPVLGELTYGLERLAMHLQGKESVFDLIWVDGVTYGDVYHQNEVEQSKYNFELANNEMLFQHFSQFEAEAKRLVEAQLVLPAYEMMLKCSHAFNLLDARGAISVTERTAYIDRVRAIARLVAKAYYESREKLGFPLLKQPQATKKKARA; encoded by the coding sequence ATGCTCACCTTCCAGCAAATCATTCTCAAATTGCAGGACTATTGGGCCAAGCAGGGCTGCGTCATCGTGCAACCAATGGATATGGAAATGGGCGCAGGCACCTTCCATTGGGCCACTTTCCTGCGCGCCATCGGGCCGGAGCCGTGGAAGGCGGCGTACGTGCAACCTTCGCGCCGGCCCAAAGATGGACGCTACGGCGAAAACCCCAACCGCTTGCAGCATTACTATCAATACCAAGTCGTGCTGAAACCCTCACCCGACGATATTCAAGACCTGTACCTGAAATCGCTGGTGGCGCTGAGCATAAATCCTAAAAAAAACGATATCCGGTTTGTCGAGGATGACTGGGAGTCGCCCACGCTGGGTGCCTCGGGTTTGGGTTGGGAAGTGTGGCTCAATGGCATGGAAATCACTCAGTTCACCTATTTCCAACAGGTCGGCGGACTCGACTGCAAGCCGGTGCTTGGCGAACTCACTTACGGTCTGGAACGGCTGGCGATGCATCTACAGGGCAAGGAAAGCGTGTTCGATCTCATCTGGGTGGACGGTGTCACCTACGGCGACGTTTACCACCAAAATGAAGTCGAGCAATCGAAATACAACTTCGAGCTCGCCAACAACGAAATGTTGTTCCAGCACTTTAGCCAGTTCGAGGCCGAAGCGAAACGGCTGGTCGAAGCACAGCTCGTCCTGCCGGCTTACGAAATGATGCTCAAGTGCTCGCACGCCTTCAATCTGCTGGATGCGCGCGGCGCGATTTCGGTCACCGAGCGCACCGCTTACATTGACCGCGTTCGCGCTATAGCCCGACTGGTGGCAAAAGCTTACTACGAATCTCGTGAGAAGCTCGGCTTCCCGTTGCTGAAGCAACCGCAAGCGACAAAAAAGAAAGCCCGCGCCTGA